The Lysinibacillus timonensis nucleotide sequence TGTAGAAGTAAGACTTGACCATCCTGTACAGCTAATAAATTTGCTATCCTTTGCATGACAACACCTCAATTCGATTGCAACCTTACTTAACTCTATTATAACTGTAATAATCACATGGTTACAAAATAATATGATTTTTTAATAAAAGAAAAACATCTATTTACAAACAATCAACAAAAAAAGTTGTTTCCAAATTGTTTTTGGAAACAACCCAAATGACACTAAAGGGGGGTAATTCTTTATATAAAAATTATAGCCCTTTTTTATTTCAGAACAGTTACATTCAAATTAAATGATTGTTAAAAATTGTTAGTTATTGAACTTTTCTTTTAACTCTTCAATGTAATGCTGTGCTGTCTGAGCAGCAATACTACCATCACCTGTTGCTGTAACAATTTGACGAAGCATTTTATCGCGAACATCACCAGCTGCAAAGATTCCTTTTACGGATGTCTCCATTTTGTCATTCGTTACGACATAACCATGCTCATTTAAAATACCTAAACTTTTAAACGGTGCAGTTAACGGATCCATTCCGATATATATAAATACTCCATCGGCTTGAACTTCTTGTTCAGCACCATCTACTGTATTCACTAAAGTTACACTGCCAACTTTTCCGTCTTTGTCGTTTATTTCTTTTACTGTATGGTTCCAAATAAAGTTAACTTTTTCGTTTGCAAAAGCACGGTCTTGTAGTATTTTTTGTGCTCGTAATTTATCGCGTCTGTGAACAATTGTTACTTTATCGGCAAAGCGAGTTAAGTACACACCTTCTTCAACGGCTGAATCTCCTCCGCCAACTACAATTAGGTTCTTTTGTTTAAAGAATGCACCATCACATACGGCGCAATAACTTACACCACGTCCACCAAGCTCTTTTTCACCTGGTACACCCATTTTTTTATACTCAGCTCCGGTAGAAATGATAATTGAGCGTGTTTTATATTCTTTTGAACCCGCTTTTATGATTTTGTACTCTTCGCCATCTATAATTTCTGATACATCACCGTAGACGTATTCTGCACCAAATTTCTTCGCATGCTCGAACATCTTCGTTGAAAGTTCAGGTCCTAAAATCGTTTCAAATCCTGGGTAGTTTTCAACCTCTTCTGTATTCGCCATTTGTCCACCTGGAATACCACGCTCAATCATAATTGTTGATAAATTAGCTCGTGATGTATATACAGCTGCTGTCATTCCAGCAGGACCAGCACCAATGATGACTACGTCATAAATTTTTTCTTCGCTCATATACGTTCCTCCTAATCCAACCAGCACTTCTAGTTAATTTAATGGTAGTTCAATATTTAACTATCTTCAAATAAATTGCTTACTACTACTCAAAGGGCAAATATTCTATTAAGTCTTCTACATATTTTGTTAAAGTAGCAACAGAAATATTATATTTTTGTGCATATTCTTTTTTTGTGACACGGTTACTATTAATGGTAGAGTAAAACATAAACTCAACAGCAGCAGCTAATGCTTTCACATTTTTAAATTCATACGAATGTTCTAATGCTCTTTCACTAAGAACAAACCACATTTGAAACAAATATTGAACCTCTAGCGTAACACTACCGCTTTTTTCATATAGTTGTTCAGCAACTTTCATCGCTCTCATAAATCGTTTTTCTAACATATTGTTTTCATTAAATTTATGATTTAATGCATAGGCTAACGATAGTTTTTCTAAACCATTATATTTAGAAAGATCAATCCAGCTTGGATGTGCGACAATTTCTTGCTTATGAGCGGATTTACTTAATAAGAAAAAACCAAACATACGATGTGCACTATATTTGCTCGTAATTTTCTCAACTATAGCATCACGATTTTGTTCTAATGAATCCACTTCTACTACTTTTTGTTCGATGTGTAGCCATGGTTCTAAACCTTTTTTTGATGGATCTAGCTCAACTAAAGTTTTCCAAGCAGCTTCCGCAATTTGTTCATGACCACTAAAGTAAGCAGATTGGGCTAACCAAAAGTAAAATCCATTATCCCCTTCGTATCCTCTTTTGCTCATGCTTCGTAACCATTTAAACGCTAACTCATGTTCACCAATCAGAGATAAAGTAGCACCAAGCTTATAACGATTTTCCCAATCAAATGGATTAATCTTTTTCAGGATGTTTACTAAAGCAGATAGTTCGTCGTTACTTTTTTCGTAATAGGCAATCACAGCAAGATTACAGATAGCATGTAAGTTTCCATGGTTTTCACGCAATACTTGCTTAAGTAAAGCTCTTGCTTGCTCCACTTCCCCAATATAAAAATAAGCCAAAGCTAAATTGTTATAAGCCGGCCATAAATCAGGAAACGTTTCAATTAGATGTTCAAGAATTTCAATTGCCTGTGTAAATTGACCATTTTCCATAAAGCGACGTGCTTTTTCTTGAGCAATAAATTTTTCACTATCTTCTTCGTCAAAAATTTCAAGATCCTCTTCTTGCTCAACAAATTCTAATATTTCACTTGCTTC carries:
- the trxB gene encoding thioredoxin-disulfide reductase — its product is MSEEKIYDVVIIGAGPAGMTAAVYTSRANLSTIMIERGIPGGQMANTEEVENYPGFETILGPELSTKMFEHAKKFGAEYVYGDVSEIIDGEEYKIIKAGSKEYKTRSIIISTGAEYKKMGVPGEKELGGRGVSYCAVCDGAFFKQKNLIVVGGGDSAVEEGVYLTRFADKVTIVHRRDKLRAQKILQDRAFANEKVNFIWNHTVKEINDKDGKVGSVTLVNTVDGAEQEVQADGVFIYIGMDPLTAPFKSLGILNEHGYVVTNDKMETSVKGIFAAGDVRDKMLRQIVTATGDGSIAAQTAQHYIEELKEKFNN
- a CDS encoding lipopolysaccharide assembly protein LapB, whose protein sequence is MEKQRRKEQQNNIVSFIPNGDYYFKKALKAIEHDQMDKAYKYMKRAAELSPDDAHVLMQFGILEMDAENFESAYECIHTAYSLEPSEPEYVFFLAEVSGCIGMVHDAKKYAEMYLQMEPDGIYAMEASEILEFVEQEEDLEIFDEEDSEKFIAQEKARRFMENGQFTQAIEILEHLIETFPDLWPAYNNLALAYFYIGEVEQARALLKQVLRENHGNLHAICNLAVIAYYEKSNDELSALVNILKKINPFDWENRYKLGATLSLIGEHELAFKWLRSMSKRGYEGDNGFYFWLAQSAYFSGHEQIAEAAWKTLVELDPSKKGLEPWLHIEQKVVEVDSLEQNRDAIVEKITSKYSAHRMFGFFLLSKSAHKQEIVAHPSWIDLSKYNGLEKLSLAYALNHKFNENNMLEKRFMRAMKVAEQLYEKSGSVTLEVQYLFQMWFVLSERALEHSYEFKNVKALAAAVEFMFYSTINSNRVTKKEYAQKYNISVATLTKYVEDLIEYLPFE